A single region of the Bacillota bacterium genome encodes:
- a CDS encoding IS21 family transposase — protein sequence MNQIIEILEHWQAGRSVKSIAESLGVDRKTVRKYVNGVLSAGVTRESHLEREEWVALLKQRFSELDHAQRSPTYLLLEPHKDEIRDALGKNRVITVWKRQVVPTLPGLSLSSFRRWRDVMPEVITGNQVTVWRPDVPPGEESQIDFGYLGPWQDPATNKQLRVWAFIMVLSYSRHMFVEPVFRLDSPTWLHCHIEAFEFFGRAPRRLVLDNLKDGVVKPDIYDPEINLEYARLARHYGTLVDPCRAGHPKDKPRVERQVSYVRESMWTGMRFGNVAHMRQHSRRWCVEDAGARIHGTTRWRPFEYYEQNEKQHMLPLPAERFEVFELTTAKVAPDSHCQVMRARYSVPFKLLGRTLSVRVGEKTVEFYHGEDLVKTHIRRFDRGTSTDMTDLPEEKTAFFLHTPQVCLHKARQIGTPVHDVVLALLNQGALIHLRQAQGILQLEQKHGARRLNTACKMALSCDDPHYRTVKRILDNRMDMSFTEEPTDRSARIGAYLHGSNAFAFDLPQKGV from the coding sequence TTGAACCAAATCATCGAGATTCTGGAGCACTGGCAAGCGGGTCGGAGCGTCAAGTCGATCGCTGAGAGCCTTGGGGTGGATCGCAAGACGGTCCGAAAGTACGTCAACGGTGTGCTCAGCGCAGGCGTCACCCGGGAAAGCCATCTCGAGCGCGAGGAATGGGTCGCGTTGCTCAAGCAGCGGTTTTCCGAATTGGACCACGCTCAGCGTTCGCCGACGTATTTGCTTTTGGAGCCGCACAAGGATGAGATACGCGACGCGCTGGGCAAGAACAGAGTGATCACAGTCTGGAAGAGGCAGGTGGTACCCACGCTGCCCGGGCTGAGCCTCAGTTCGTTTCGACGCTGGCGGGATGTCATGCCCGAGGTCATAACGGGAAACCAGGTCACGGTATGGAGGCCGGATGTGCCGCCGGGAGAAGAGTCCCAGATAGATTTCGGCTATCTGGGCCCCTGGCAGGATCCCGCGACGAACAAGCAGTTGAGGGTATGGGCCTTCATCATGGTATTGAGCTACAGCAGGCATATGTTCGTGGAGCCGGTGTTTCGGCTGGACAGTCCTACCTGGCTTCATTGCCACATAGAGGCGTTCGAGTTTTTTGGCCGGGCGCCGAGGAGGCTGGTGCTCGACAACCTGAAGGACGGCGTGGTCAAGCCTGACATATACGATCCCGAGATCAATCTTGAGTACGCGCGCCTGGCCAGGCACTACGGCACGTTGGTAGACCCTTGTCGAGCCGGTCATCCAAAAGACAAGCCGCGGGTCGAGAGACAGGTTAGTTACGTTCGGGAAAGCATGTGGACTGGGATGCGGTTCGGCAACGTCGCGCACATGCGGCAACACAGCCGGCGCTGGTGTGTTGAGGACGCCGGCGCCCGCATTCACGGGACAACACGTTGGAGACCGTTCGAGTACTATGAGCAGAACGAGAAGCAGCATATGCTCCCGTTGCCCGCCGAGCGCTTCGAGGTGTTCGAGTTGACCACAGCAAAAGTGGCCCCTGACTCTCACTGCCAGGTGATGAGGGCCCGGTACTCAGTGCCGTTCAAGCTCCTGGGCCGGACACTCTCGGTACGCGTGGGCGAGAAGACGGTTGAATTCTACCACGGTGAGGACCTGGTGAAGACGCATATTAGGCGGTTTGACCGGGGAACCAGTACGGACATGACGGACCTGCCCGAGGAGAAGACAGCATTTTTTCTGCACACGCCCCAGGTATGCCTGCATAAAGCCCGGCAAATCGGGACCCCGGTTCACGATGTGGTGCTCGCACTCCTGAACCAGGGGGCGCTCATCCACCTGAGGCAGGCCCAGGGGATACTGCAGCTCGAACAGAAGCATGGAGCCAGAAGGCTCAACACCGCCTGCAAGATGGCGCTCTCCTGTGACGATCCCCACTACCGCACTGTCAAGCGAATCCTCGATAACCGGATGGACATGTCCTTTACGGAGGAACCCACGGACCGCAGTGCGCGGATCGGGGCGTACCTCCACGGTTCGAACGCGTTCGCGTTCGACTTACCGCAGAAGGGGGTATGA